GAAACGATCGACGATTTCTCGTTGCTTTGGGGATATTCCACTCAAGCTACAAGGTTATTTGCGCTTAGTGGTACACATAAGTGGTACACACTGGCACTAAACCTGCTTTTGCAAAGATTAACATTCGATCGCATTCACTGCCAGCCCACCACGAGCGGTTTCCTTATATTTACTGTGCATATCTGCTCCAGTAGCACGCATTGTTTGAATCGCCTTGTCCAGGGAAACGATATGCAAACCATCTCCGCGTAAAGCAATACGAGAGGCGTTGATTGCTTTAACAGCCCCCATCGCATTCCTTTCAATGCAAGGTATTTGAACCAATCCAGCAACGGGATCGCAGGTTAATCCTAAATGATGTTCCATCGCGATTTCAGCGGCGTTTTCCACTTGCTTTGGCGTTCCTCCCAATACCTCTGTTAAAGCACCCGCCGCCATTGAACAAGCAACGCCAACTTCTCCTTGACAACCAACATCAGCACCAGAGATGGAGGCGTTTTCTTTATACAAAATTCCAATTGCGCCTGCGGTAAGTAAGAAGTTGACAATGCGATCGATCGTCGCACTAGGGCAAAATCGAATATAGTAGTGCAAAACCGCCGGAATAATACCCGCCGCACCATTGGTGGGTGCAGTTACAACTCTTCCCCCTGCTGCATTTTCTTCATTAACTGCAATGGCGTAAACATTTACCCAATCGATAATACTAAGCGGGTCAAGTAGACAAGTTTCACCTTTGGCGGATAATTGGCGATAGAGTTCTGGGGCGCGGCGTTTTACGTTTAAACCTCCCGGTAAAATACCTTCATTTTTACAGCCGTTTCTCACGCACTCTTGCATCACTTCCCAGATGCGTAGCAGTCCTTGTATGACTTCTTCTTCAGAACGCCAAGACTTCTCATTTTCTAACATGACTTGGCTAATCGATAAACCTTGTTTTTCGCAGATTTCGATCAAATTAGTAGCGCTTGTAAACGTATAGGGAACCTGACTATTATCATCTTGTTTGCTTTGCGTATCTTCTTCATCGACAATAAAGCCTCCTCCCACTGAATAATAAACTTTTCTTG
This window of the Aerosakkonema funiforme FACHB-1375 genome carries:
- a CDS encoding L-serine ammonia-lyase, which gives rise to MAISVFELFKIGIGPSSSHTVGPMRAALRFATFIQNKKLLDTTETIKVELFGSLAATGKGHGTDKAVILGLEGETPELIDTVSIDARVARIRIEEKVFLLGKKPIAFCEKEHLLFHWQNLPFHPNGMRFTAHNAVREEIARKVYYSVGGGFIVDEEDTQSKQDDNSQVPYTFTSATNLIEICEKQGLSISQVMLENEKSWRSEEEVIQGLLRIWEVMQECVRNGCKNEGILPGGLNVKRRAPELYRQLSAKGETCLLDPLSIIDWVNVYAIAVNEENAAGGRVVTAPTNGAAGIIPAVLHYYIRFCPSATIDRIVNFLLTAGAIGILYKENASISGADVGCQGEVGVACSMAAGALTEVLGGTPKQVENAAEIAMEHHLGLTCDPVAGLVQIPCIERNAMGAVKAINASRIALRGDGLHIVSLDKAIQTMRATGADMHSKYKETARGGLAVNAIEC